A section of the Macadamia integrifolia cultivar HAES 741 chromosome 9, SCU_Mint_v3, whole genome shotgun sequence genome encodes:
- the LOC122088380 gene encoding uncharacterized protein LOC122088380: MSNPNVCGSTSGNDNTSGSGKRGRGQRGRTKAHDIINMTDGERIQIEVNEWGQPCEGKSTAKLTTWIGTLAMNHLYCPLTYPKWTNIPQSYKEDCWKAITAKFIIPEVFKTWCLDRLAKRLKDHKCDLKAEYYSKYDSPSDRRKNIDLQLIPLEQWDALLKLWDDKKHKELSDRNKKNKSKQKMRHRMGRTSYAVIREKLRNEDPEKKLPNRIKMFDFTHKRPGFSMDDESAKKLVCY, encoded by the exons ATGAGTAATCCTAATGTATGTGGAAGTACAAGTGGGAATGACAATACAAGTGGTTCAG GAAAAAGGGGGAGAGGCCAAAGGGGAAGAACTAAGGCTCATGATATTATAAATATGACAGATGGTGAGAGAATACAAATTGAAGTAAATGAGTGGGGACAACCATGTGAAGGCAAGTCAACAGCGAAATTAACTACATGGATTGGAACATTAGCAATGAATCATCTATATTGTCCATTGACATACCCTAAGTggacaaacataccacaatcaTATAAAGAAGATTGTTGGAAAGCAATAACG GCCAAATTTATCATCCCTGAAGTTTTCAAGACATGGTGCTTAGATAGATTAGCTAAACGGTTGAAGGACCATAAGTGTGACTTGAAGGCCGAGTACTACAGTAAGTATGATTCACCCTCTGATCGGAGGAAAAATATTGATCTTCAACTTATACCATTGGAGCAATGGGATGCACTACTGAAGTTGTGGGATGATAAAAAGCATAAG GAACTTTCTGATcgtaataagaaaaataagtcCAAACAAAAAATGCGTCATAGAATGGGTAGAACTTCATATGCCGTCATACGTGAGAAATTG cGTAACGAGGACCCAGAGAAAAAGCTTCCAAATCGTATCAAAATGTTTGACTTCACCCATAAAAGGCCTGGATTTTCCATGGATGACGAGTCTGCGAAAAAGTTGGTATGTTATTAA